The genomic stretch ATTAATCATTGCCGCTCTaattaaaaatagttttaacCAGAATCCCATcttaattaaatatttgttcatACAAACATGTTGTAGTAAATAAACTAAAGCTAATCCAATAATCTGAATATTAGGTTGATTACGAAGAAGAGGAAAACTAGAAGTtcaggtttattttatttgctttgtaTAGTGTTTTGTGTCATCATCCCCTCTATCAGTGTCAATAATACACAAATTCATTCTGAAACAGCAGgtaaaattaaaaagatatgttttattgttgcaATCTGTTTCTTGCAAAATGGTCGACGAGGCTCAGCCTCTCCTGGCTGCCCTCCTGTGTGTCACTCATGCCTGAGAGGGGAACAGGCTCACTGTGCAGAGAGGTCTCGTAGTAAGGACAGACTTTTAGATGAGCAGATATTGGAGGGATGTCTGCCATATGCCACGAATCCACTGAGGAGAAGAGGTGACTGAACTCCCATAcctggagagaaaaggaaaacatggatCACAGTTAGTATGGGATCCCCTATTATAAATGAAAATGATAGATTGGATGATTTAGTACACATATCTCACCGGTTTGGCCCTCCATTTGGCTCCTCCGTGTGAGTAGGTCTTCTTCTCCCAGCGGAGGGTGaccatccctctctcctgcagcagagaggagctcaCCTGCCTCATCAGCTGGGACACCAGAGCCAGCTGGGACAGGGACAGACTGTCCAGGAAACGGGCCATGTGGCACAGCACCTCGTAGGGCAGCGAGCTCAGAGagtcctcccctcctcctccacgacctcctctcctcctctgagcGGTGGAGGAGTCCACTGAGCTCCTGGATGCTTGGGAGTCGTCACCTACTGAAGCTACAAGTGTTGGACGCAAGTTGAAACTCCTCAGCTGCCGACTGTAGGGATGAAAATATAAAGCCCTTCATTCACTAAACCAAGTTGCACTGAGTTTCTaaactttatttgtttgtgctaACTTTGAGATTGTGTTACTTTACTGTATTAATCATAAGGCCACCCCGCCCTGAAGCTTAACCAGCTTTATCATTTATTTGattctaaatggaccatcatttactaagtgaacatcatgctgtgGAAGACTTGAAAATAgggattgagaccataaacccatgtttacaatgtttactgaggtaataaatgaagtgagaagtaggatcattttctcatagacatCGATataatcagacttatttttgcaaccagaggagtcgccccttgctGGCTGTTAAAATGATGCAGGTATAGGGCACTTCTGCATTGACTTGATTTTTCAGACCCGGATGTTGCCACCTGGGGTCAACCTGTtgaatgtaagtccaatattcattCTCTTTTCGCTCTGTTTTTTCCTGAGGGAACTGTCTTTATGTTCACCAACTGCGTCCGTCAGCTGTTTGGTAATGAGCCTACATAACGCTGTAACGTTTTTTGATCATATTAAACAGCACATGGTGGACCCAAGTATTTAAATCTGGACCGATGAAGGTGAAATGTGCTCACTCATAGGAGACGGTGGCTTTATGTGTGGAGGGCTGAAACCTCCTCTGGCTGTAGGTGCATCCCAGGTAGGATAGGGGGCATCTCTGCTCAAACCATCCACTCAGACTTGTCTGGATGTCACTGTGGACGTTCCTGGAATGGAGATGAGAAATCAACATTCATTACTTTAATGTTAATCTTTTTTCAATAAGAGAGAAACAAACTCCATCAAACACACCCAATGCAGTAGAATAGATACCTGAAATGTGAGGGGAACTCCCCGCGGTGGAAAGTGTGACCGCAGAGGAAGGTGAAGACACAGTTGGCTCTGGTGTTTCTGCTGTTCACCCTGTCTGACTGCAGCTGCAGGTGAAGCTTCAGCGGTCTGTCGACCATCACCTCAGCCAGGGTTGTTTTCGCTTTAAATGGTGCAGCGCGGAAAAAATGCGTCTGTGTTGCCACGTCGACGTAAAGCCCATCGTATGCATTTGACTCACTGATCTGCATAGAAATCGATTGATCACAATATTTATTAGATAATAAATGTTGTGGCTGCTACAATTAATTCAGCATCATGTTACATATACTGTCATGAATATCTGACTGACCttgtgacccctgacctccatTTCCGCATAGCCCAGCAGGGTGGATGCTGCTTCATCACTGAAGCAGTCCTCGTCCTTGAATACAAGGTCGGATGTGTCCACACTGCGAGGCTCGCTGGGAGGCCGAGATGTGTCGTAGTGATGAGCCCGCCGACTGCTGTAGTGATAGCCGTCAGGGATCTTACAGGAAGATCATTTTACATAACAAGTCAAGAGAGTAGAGGGAACACATCTTTTGTAAATTATTATTGGGTCAGGTTGACTGCAGTATGTTTTGTTTTACGCTTATTTTAAAGCTGTGTTGGGACTCTTTAGGCTAATGGATATAAGTGCAGTTTTATCTGGACGGACCGCTTTAGTTCTTGTAGTTTGTACGTAacttttaaagtttaaattacAGGTACAGCACGTATGCATCATCCTCAGTTCGGTACGCTCTGTGACCAAAACAATTGCTGTCAAAATAGTCTATTTTCTACTCCTCACAGGTGTGGAACAGAGGTTCTCGAGTGTGAGTTTTACCCCTCACGTTTTAGCAGTGCATCAGTTGTTGTTGCTAATGGCCGGAGCTGCAAAGCCGTGAAGCGCCGGGGAGCAACCAGGGCTTCAATGTCTCACTCAAGGGCACTTTGAAATGCAGACAGGAAGAGCCAGAGATATGGTtgatgcaaattgaaaacagttctatttaacagtaaattaaataatcaCCTTGAAAGAGTGCAGGGTCTGgactgggataggctccaggcTGCCATAGACAAAATCGTCTTCCCTCGGTGTACAGGCGTTGATTTTTCCGAAGGTAAGCAGCATGCTCCCGTGATGCACCACGTACATGTTGTACTCCTGCGGGGTGAGGTCCTGCCCCAGACGCTCCAGCACCCCCTCCTGCCACGGGGCCTGCCCGGTCTTATCTTCGTCTACAAGCTCAACTTCCTCACCAGGCTTTGGATTGTCTTGGTTTGCCTGAGCAACAGCACAGCCGCCTTTCTCCATGCTGAACATCATCTCACACAGGTCGTATTTCCCTTTGCTGATGCCCGAGACTTGCCCCACTCGGTTCTGTAGAGTCTCGTCGTCAACATTATTCTCTGCAAGAACAGATGTGTGAAGAGAACAGATGAGAAAGAACGCATTTATcgttctttgtgtgttttaaattagaCATGATATATGTTTTACCTTCGTCTGTGACAACATTGACAGACCCTCCTCCCATTGCcgtctcctctttcttctcgtcctctATTTCCTCCTCGTCTGCTTCGATCAGCTCTGGAAAGAGAGGCTTCATTTTCAGGCGGTCATAAAGGTCTGACTGATCCACGAGGGCTGTGGCAAGATCCAGAGGCTCCCCCTGCCCCTTCATTTCCTGCAGCACGGTCTCCTGCAGGGCAACGTTGCTGCATGGGTTTGTGTCATCAGTCGGCCAGCGGAGCCACTCCATGGAGCAACACACGACGCTGGCCGGACACACCTGGAGGTGAGCGGCCTGCGAGGAGCGGGGCAGATGGCGCGGGCAGCCGTACTCGGCGTTGAGGCACGGCACCCTCACGTTGGGGCAGAGCAGCAGGTGATCCTCCTCTTTACAAAGGTGGAAGAGCGCTCCACAGTGCAGGCGGCAGGGGATGAGAGCACAGCACACAGAGACCTCCACCCGAGCCCTGCAGCGCCGGCTGTAGCAGGAATCACAGTGGACATGCTGTCGCACTCTGGAGGCCCGAGAACGCTGACTCTGATTGGATGAGAAATTAAAAGAGTGGAGCTAATATTAAGATTTACAACATAGAAACACTGCATCATAAACATTGTGGATTAATTAACTTTAATTCAACAAGAACTCAATGTTGAAAGTCTGTGACTCACCATATCTATAGGACGCTGAACCAGAGGTTTTCTGATCCTGCAAGTACAACACAGAAATGACACAGATTCATAAAACCATGTAATATTAAATACTAATCACATGGGCAATGTCACTATTATTGTTAAAAACAATGCAATGTTTGCTTGTGATCCATCATCACTAGTGACATATGTCAGATTATTATCACCAGGTCAAATAAAGAGTGATTATTTCCTTACAGTTTAATTTTTTAtaatcttttatatttttttattattttagaggCCTGACACATTGAAATCATACTATTATTCTCAAGAGTTTTAGGCagcattaatgttttttttgtttgtcgaATATTATGTATCTCATGATCTCTACGTCACACAACAAACATTAATGGAAAGCGTCAACATTTTTTCAGCTTGGCTCCAAAAactgcatttaaatgtatttattccatGTTCTTTCTAAATGAGGAGCTGATTGTAATCTAGAGGCCTATATAGTTGTTCAGGTGTGTCCTAAAGCACAGAAACTCAGACGAGCCCAAGAAGCAACTCAAAGGTTTTACTTCTACAGTTGTATTACTGTTCTAAGAAGTTTTACTGTATCGTTTGCAGtttgaaataacaaaaataaaatgtttaacacATTCACAAGGGGATCAAACCATATCCATTCAAAGCTCTTACCAAGGTGCCACCGCAGACGTGTTGCTTCCTCCTTCGTTGCCTTTGGTCCCTGTGCTGTTTCTACTGCCAAGTTAAAATTAGCCAAGAAGCACCGAGCAGGTTcagcagcagcccccccccccttcagttTCTGCAGTGGATTCAATCACGGCCATCTATTCATTCCTGGGCAGAATTCATGAGCACCTGCATCGAGCAATCAGTGTATCTTCTGTTGGAATGACAGCAATGAAATATTCAATGGCAATGTTTTGATTGAATCTCCACGAGAGGACACTGTTTGGATATTAAGATTAATTTTGCTTTCTGCAGCTGGAAATCAATTGTGCACATTATGAATCAGAGGGAAGAAGGCACAAGAGATTTCATGATGTAAGTCTCTGAGGGCGCTGGTAACCCAAACCATGTTTCTGACCACCTGTGTAACATTTCTCAGTCAGTGCTCGGCTCTAtttataaccccccccccccccctcccccccctctacacacacacacacacacacacacacacacacacacacataaacacacacacggtcttTAAAGCACAAGACGGAGTACAAGGAGTACGTTTCTCTGCTTTCCCTTCGCTCAAGTCTGTACTTCTGACTCTAATGTCACACGACCCTGCTGGCAACCGGCCATTCTGTGATGACATTCAAGACTTTGACATTCatagtttcttttttgtttgcagGACCTGTGGGATCTGAAGCATGGTATGGGTATATTTTGCATCTCTAAGATCTAAGATTCAGttttccacttttattttccttcagttGTTATAAAGTTGTTAATTAAGATCATTGTATTTTACATTGTTGACAGTAACAACGACCGTATAATCTGTTTTGCCTCTTCATTGAAGCTATGGGATGTTTATCCAAAGTGAAATATTCAAACCCACAATCCCATGTTTATTAATGGCTGACCCATTTCCTCAAATTCCCAGAATTCTGACTAAGCAAGGAATCTCTGTTCTTCACATATTTCACAAACCGTGCATCTACTTCACACTTAGCTGATATATTGCTGGGCAGCCCGTGGAATGCTTTCTTCAAATTTCGTGCAATTTGGAAACGCGACacgttcaatattaataaactttgaataaacaaagaAACGTTGCTCTGTGTAGCAGAGGGGGCGGAGTTTCAGGGCTCTGAAGTCCAGCATGTCATCTGCAGCCGGCAGACAGCGTCCCCTTGACCGCAGTTCCCCTTGACTGCTGAATATAGCCTGCTAATGGCACATGGATGCTGGCTAACTTTACAACCTCACTTGTCTTTACTTCTCTGGAGTCAACAAGCAGAAAGCCTACGGGAACAGCACCTCGCTGTGGTGTACATCTATGCCAGACTAATTTAGAACACTAATAACGTTGCGCTGATCAAATAATTCTGCTAAACTGGGCCCGTCCACCTGTGTGACCTTTGGCTTGTTCTAAATATTACATATGATTGTGATGTGTGAACAGTCTGCCAGTAACATGTGTAACATGTGACATGTGTAAAAGATACAAAGCGGAGGCCGGGCTGGTTTCAAGGCCCCCTCATATCGGCTCTCACGTCTCCGGAAACAAGACAATTTATTGGGATTCTACTTTTAAGACTTAAAGTGTTTACTTTCTGGCATTACAGTGTTTAAACTGTTCAAGGTGGAGCATTCAATTTTAATACGTTGCTGTAAAGTTGAATGAATGATAATgcaacatattttaattattatattttagtagTGTCTGAATCTACGTCGAACCAGTAACATTTTTCTGAAGGAGAAATGTAGCACTACAATGTTTTTTCCAttaaagtagaagtacacagtaagtagtATACAGTTACATATTTTAGCTGCTTTGGGGggatttgttattatttatttattttattaaatacaattcatatttagttattttggGGTATAATTAGTTAGCATAGTAACATTCAATATGTGTGTATCTAAACATCAGaatcaaatatatatgtgtttattccGCAGTTGCTCATCTTGTCTAACAATAAAGTCGGCCCAGAGTGTATTTCACTGGTGTTTCTGAACATGACAACGCCGCTACTTGTGTGATGTATTGTGATGCAACTACTGTATGTCATGACATGTGTATTGCTAAGGAACTAAGGAAGCAGTGTTGAGTGTGACAGTGTTTTAATTAGCTTTCAGGCAGCAACACCACAGGACATGCAGTCAGCCCGTTCTGAAGAGGCACAAAAGGGCGCTAGTAGACATCAAAGCCccgtgctgctttttaaatcaaattaaagatGATTTAgtgactttttgttttgcttctgaTAACCAATCTGTTACATcatcttcctttcttcctccctaAATCCAATCAGAGTCAGCGTTCTCGGGCCTCCAGAGTGCGACAGCATGTCCACTGTGATTCCTGCTACAGCCGGCGCTGCAGGGCTCGGGTGGAGGTCTCTGTGTGCTGTGCTCTCATCCCCTGCCGCCTGCACTGTGGAGCGCTCTTCCACCTTTGTAAAGAGGAGGATCACCTGCTGCTCTGCCCCAACGTGAGGGTGCCGTGCCTCAACGCCGAGTACGGCTGCCCGCTCCACCTGACCCGCTCCTCGCAGGCCGCTCACCTCCAGGTGTGTCCGGCCAGCGTCGTGTGTTGCTCCATGGAGTGGAACCGATGGCCGGCCAACGACGCCCATTCTTATCCAAACACAGAGCTGCATAAAAACCTGCTCAGGGGAAGAGAGCAGGGAAGATGTCTGGACTTGGCCATGGCCCTGAAAGACCAGGACCTCCTGTTTCACTCCATGAAGATGAGAGAACTGTTCCCAGAGCTGACCCAGAGTGTGGAGAAGgacgagaaagaaaagagggaagagaggaggaaggagaagcagaagaaagagGCAGCAGAAAAGGCAGCTGTGAAGGAGGCCAGTGATCACACTTGGGAGACTTTTAACTTGCAAACCCctgatgaaaaagaagaagaggatgaagatgaggttGACGTTGAATATGAGCAGGAGCTAAcccaggaagagagagaggctatTGCCAGGGACACAGAAGTTAATGCTGATGTGTTGGAAAACTACAACACCTGGGAGCGCATGTTCAGTATGGAGATAGGTGGCTGCAGGAACGCTGGAGAGGCAGCAATGGCCATCAGAGACCAGGGGCTTtctaaaggaggaggagaagcatcAGATAGCGGTATGGATGCCTCTGCATCAAACACCTGCCGACAGGGGAGCAGTGCATGCTTTgcttcctccacatcctcctcttgtCTCGCTGAAAGACTGAAAATAAGGGAATTTGTGTACGGAAGTGTGGAGCCGATGAAGATCATCACTGTGCGTACCTTTACAACCCCGAGCAGCTTCGCTGCCAGGCAGAGCCGCATCCGCAACCCTAGTTTCTACAAGAGGGAGCATCGAGCTGTGGATACGAGCGACCTGGGGGTGATGCTAGAGGAGATGCCAGTGTGGGAGGAAGTTCAGGT from Cyclopterus lumpus isolate fCycLum1 chromosome 14, fCycLum1.pri, whole genome shotgun sequence encodes the following:
- the LOC117742792 gene encoding F-box only protein 40-like, with product NQSQRSRASRVRQHVHCDSCYSRRCRARVEVSVCCALIPCRLHCGALFHLCKEEDHLLLCPNVRVPCLNAEYGCPLHLTRSSQAAHLQVCPASVVCCSMEWNRWPANDAHSYPNTELHKNLLRGREQGRCLDLAMALKDQDLLFHSMKMRELFPELTQSVEKDEKEKREERRKEKQKKEAAEKAAVKEASDHTWETFNLQTPDEKEEEDEDEVDVEYEQELTQEEREAIARDTEVNADVLENYNTWERMFSMEIGGCRNAGEAAMAIRDQGLSKGGGEASDSGMDASASNTCRQGSSACFASSTSSSCLAERLKIREFVYGSVEPMKIITVRTFTTPSSFAARQSRIRNPSFYKREHRAVDTSDLGVMLEEMPVWEEVQASLLCSLEKEQRGHLIAESKCTDALLQDEGTQTYNFLSAPFRRETSLADLTAAKPLELHLQLQVESVTSRHHKASSAFTFLCGHTFQRREYGKHYKNVHSDIQMGVNGWFEQRCPLAYLGCTYSQTRLQPSTHEATVSYNEDLGCFSLHPTIHVSLSEASQPSGSSVDSSTAQRRRGGRGGGGEDSLSSLPYEVLCHMARFLDSLSLSQLALVSQLMRQVSSSLLQERGMVTLRWEKKTYSHGGAKWRVKHTVWQFSTLFSPVDDWCFQNVPSMSEHLKVCPCYERESRTEKIHLPHVGGETAQTKTSCEGPTLTAFQKKRIVM
- the LOC117742849 gene encoding F-box only protein 40-like, giving the protein MAGCQQGRVTLEIRKPLVQRPIDMSQRSRASRVRQHVHCDSCYSRRCRARVEVSVCCALIPCRLHCGALFHLCKEEDHLLLCPNVRVPCLNAEYGCPRHLPRSSQAAHLQVCPASVVCCSMEWLRWPTDDTNPCSNVALQETVLQEMKGQGEPLDLATALVDQSDLYDRLKMKPLFPELIEADEEEIEDEKKEETAMGGGSVNVVTDEENNVDDETLQNRVGQVSGISKGKYDLCEMMFSMEKGGCAVAQANQDNPKPGEEVELVDEDKTGQAPWQEGVLERLGQDLTPQEYNMYVVHHGSMLLTFGKINACTPREDDFVYGSLEPIPVQTLHSFKIPDGYHYSSRRAHHYDTSRPPSEPRSVDTSDLVFKDEDCFSDEAASTLLGYAEMEVRGHKISESNAYDGLYVDVATQTHFFRAAPFKAKTTLAEVMVDRPLKLHLQLQSDRVNSRNTRANCVFTFLCGHTFHRGEFPSHFRNVHSDIQTSLSGWFEQRCPLSYLGCTYSQRRFQPSTHKATVSYDRQLRSFNLRPTLVASVGDDSQASRSSVDSSTAQRRRGGRGGGGEDSLSSLPYEVLCHMARFLDSLSLSQLALVSQLMRQVSSSLLQERGMVTLRWEKKTYSHGGAKWRAKPVWEFSHLFSSVDSWHMADIPPISAHLKVCPYYETSLHSEPVPLSGMSDTQEGSQERLSLVDHFARNRLQQ